The Paraburkholderia sp. ZP32-5 genome includes a window with the following:
- a CDS encoding DUF3185 family protein, whose amino-acid sequence MTKAISIALIVGGIVLLYFGGQAFNSVSSDVSRFFTGSPSNKAIMLIVAGVVATLAGLTGVVLSGRKR is encoded by the coding sequence ATGACGAAAGCGATTTCGATCGCGCTGATTGTCGGCGGTATCGTGCTGCTGTATTTCGGCGGCCAGGCGTTCAATTCGGTAAGCAGCGACGTGTCGCGTTTCTTTACCGGCTCGCCGAGCAACAAGGCGATCATGCTGATCGTGGCGGGCGTCGTCGCGACGCTGGCCGGTTTGACGGGGGTGGTGTTGTCGGGGAGGAAGCGCTGA
- the metK gene encoding methionine adenosyltransferase has product MANDYLFTSESVSEGHPDKVADQISDAILDAILAQDKYSRVAAETLCNTGLVVLAGEITTTANVDYIQVARNTIKRIGYDNTDYGIDYRGCAVLVAYDKQSPDIAQGVDRAHDNNLDQGAGDQGLMFGYACEETPELMPLPIHLSHRLVERQANLRRDGRLPWLRPDAKSQVTVRYVDGKPHSIDTVVLSTQHSPDIDLATLREAVIEEVIKPTLPADLIKGDIKFLVNPTGRFVIGGPQGDCGLTGRKIIVDTYGGAAPHGGGAFSGKDPSKVDRSAAYAGRYVAKNIVAAGLASRCLIQVSYAIGVAQPTSVMVNTFGTGRVSGATITRLVQEHFDLRPKGIIQMLDLLRPVYEKSAAYGHFGREEPEFTWEATDKALALAEAAGTEPVVALAE; this is encoded by the coding sequence GTGGCAAACGACTATCTCTTCACTTCCGAATCCGTCTCCGAAGGCCATCCCGACAAAGTCGCGGATCAGATCTCGGACGCCATCCTCGACGCCATCCTCGCGCAAGACAAGTACTCGCGTGTTGCAGCCGAAACGCTGTGCAACACGGGTCTCGTCGTGCTGGCCGGTGAAATCACCACGACCGCGAACGTCGACTACATCCAGGTCGCGCGCAACACGATCAAGCGCATCGGCTACGACAACACCGATTACGGCATCGACTACCGCGGCTGCGCGGTGCTCGTCGCTTACGACAAGCAGTCGCCGGACATCGCCCAGGGCGTGGATCGCGCGCACGACAACAACCTCGACCAGGGCGCCGGCGACCAGGGCCTGATGTTCGGTTACGCGTGCGAGGAAACGCCGGAACTGATGCCGCTGCCGATCCACCTGTCGCACCGTCTGGTCGAGCGTCAGGCGAATCTGCGCCGCGACGGCCGTCTGCCCTGGCTGCGTCCGGATGCGAAGTCGCAGGTCACCGTGCGCTATGTCGACGGCAAGCCGCATTCGATCGATACCGTCGTGCTGTCCACCCAGCACTCGCCGGACATCGACCTCGCCACGCTGCGTGAAGCGGTGATCGAGGAAGTGATCAAGCCGACGCTGCCGGCCGACCTGATCAAGGGCGACATCAAGTTCCTCGTGAACCCGACCGGTCGCTTCGTGATCGGCGGCCCGCAAGGCGATTGCGGTCTGACGGGCCGCAAGATCATCGTCGATACGTACGGCGGCGCGGCACCGCATGGCGGCGGTGCATTTTCGGGCAAGGATCCGTCGAAGGTCGACCGCTCGGCTGCTTATGCCGGCCGTTACGTCGCGAAGAACATCGTCGCTGCTGGCCTCGCGTCGCGGTGCCTGATCCAGGTGTCGTACGCGATCGGCGTTGCCCAGCCGACCTCGGTGATGGTCAACACGTTCGGCACGGGCCGCGTGTCGGGTGCGACGATTACGCGTCTCGTGCAGGAACACTTTGACCTGCGTCCGAAGGGCATCATCCAGATGCTCGACCTGCTGCGTCCGGTCTACGAGAAGAGCGCAGCCTACGGTCACTTCGGCCGCGAAGAGCCGGAATTCACGTGGGAAGCCACCGATAAGGCGCTGGCGCTCGCCGAAGCCGCCGGTACCGAACCGGTTGTGGCGCTCGCTGAATAA
- a CDS encoding phytanoyl-CoA dioxygenase family protein: MSLHSKKEQIHTLREQGFVVVPGLVSPERCDELKRIAQQQLREAAAPIEFEADLQYPGAPSSKDAPGGHTVRRLLDAYGRHPAFAQWATAPEIRGWMELYFGEEPRLSRAHHNCMMTKHPAYGSLTGWHRDVRYWSFERDDLVSVWLAVGPETVDNGALWFVPKSHSAAFTSDRFDDAKFFRADLAENEAAIRTAVSPELKAGDVVFFHCNTLHSAGKNLSDQVKFSLVYTYHGVSNVPLPGTRSAAKPEIAF, translated from the coding sequence ATGTCACTCCATTCGAAGAAAGAGCAGATTCACACGTTGCGAGAGCAGGGTTTTGTCGTCGTGCCAGGACTCGTGTCGCCCGAGCGTTGCGACGAACTGAAGCGGATCGCGCAGCAGCAACTGCGCGAAGCGGCGGCGCCGATCGAGTTCGAAGCGGATTTGCAGTATCCGGGCGCGCCGTCGTCGAAGGATGCGCCGGGTGGGCATACGGTGCGGCGTCTGCTCGACGCGTACGGTCGTCATCCGGCGTTCGCGCAATGGGCGACCGCGCCGGAAATTCGCGGCTGGATGGAGTTGTATTTCGGCGAGGAGCCGCGTCTGTCGCGCGCGCATCACAACTGCATGATGACCAAGCATCCGGCGTACGGCAGCTTGACCGGCTGGCATCGCGACGTGCGCTACTGGTCGTTCGAGCGCGACGATCTGGTTTCCGTGTGGCTCGCAGTCGGGCCGGAAACAGTCGATAACGGCGCGTTGTGGTTCGTGCCGAAATCGCATAGCGCCGCGTTCACGTCGGACCGTTTCGACGATGCGAAATTTTTCCGCGCCGATCTCGCCGAGAACGAGGCTGCGATCCGCACCGCGGTGTCACCCGAGTTGAAGGCCGGCGACGTGGTGTTCTTCCATTGCAACACGCTGCACTCGGCCGGCAAGAATCTCAGCGATCAGGTGAAGTTCTCGCTGGTGTATACGTATCACGGCGTGAGCAACGTGCCGTTGCCCGGCACGCGTTCGGCCGCCAAGCCCGAGATCGCGTTCTAG
- a CDS encoding lipid A biosynthesis lauroyl acyltransferase gives MLSRYGPKLAIGLLKLFALLPYGFVARLGDGLGWLLYQIPSRRKRIVHTNLKLCFPDWNDERREDVAQKHFRHAIRSYLERSVQWFGSAKKLEKLIQLDSAIDLTDPNLPPTLFLGFHFVGIEAGSIFLNYSLKRQCGSLYQPMSNPELEAVAKAARARFGADMASRADSARIVLRWLRESKPVMLGADMDYGARNSTFVPFFGVPTCTLTAVGRLAKVGHAQVVPFIGEVLPNYKGYRLRVFKPWDNYPTGDDDADARRMNEFLEEQIPLIPEQYYWVHKRFKTRPPGVPGVY, from the coding sequence ATGCTGAGCCGCTACGGTCCGAAGCTCGCGATCGGGCTGCTCAAACTCTTCGCGCTGTTGCCGTACGGTTTCGTCGCCCGTCTCGGTGATGGCCTTGGCTGGCTGCTCTATCAGATTCCGAGCCGCCGCAAGCGCATCGTCCATACCAACCTGAAACTGTGCTTCCCCGACTGGAACGATGAACGCCGCGAGGACGTCGCGCAGAAGCATTTTCGCCACGCGATCCGCAGCTATCTGGAGCGCAGCGTGCAGTGGTTCGGCTCGGCGAAGAAGCTCGAAAAGCTGATCCAGCTCGACAGCGCGATCGACCTGACCGACCCGAACCTGCCGCCGACGCTCTTTCTCGGCTTTCACTTCGTCGGCATCGAGGCCGGCTCGATCTTCCTGAACTATTCGCTCAAACGTCAGTGCGGCTCGCTGTATCAGCCGATGTCGAATCCGGAACTCGAGGCCGTCGCGAAAGCGGCGCGAGCGCGTTTCGGCGCGGACATGGCGAGCCGCGCGGACAGCGCGCGCATCGTGCTGCGCTGGCTGCGCGAGAGCAAGCCGGTGATGCTCGGCGCGGACATGGACTACGGCGCGCGCAATTCGACCTTCGTGCCGTTCTTCGGCGTGCCGACCTGCACGCTGACCGCGGTCGGCCGTCTCGCGAAGGTCGGGCACGCGCAGGTCGTGCCGTTCATCGGCGAGGTGCTGCCGAACTACAAGGGCTATCGGCTCCGGGTCTTCAAGCCGTGGGACAACTACCCGACCGGCGACGACGATGCCGACGCGCGCCGTATGAACGAGTTTCTCGAAGAACAGATTCCGCTGATACCCGAGCAGTATTACTGGGTGCACAAGCGTTTCAAGACGCGGCCGCCGGGAGTGCCGGGGGTGTATTGA
- the dapF gene encoding diaminopimelate epimerase encodes MKLKFTKMHGAGNDFVVLDGYTQPLSLTTAQVRALASRHFGVGADQLLLVEKPTVDGVDFRYRIFNCDGGEVEHCGNGARCFVKFVRDRGLTDQRSVRVQVQKGTITLTMQDNGEVIVDMDAPVFDPERVPFATKGLQGRRENADTLWPLDVNGTTRWISVVSMGNPHAVQVVDDVEAFPVLVEGPAIERHTRFPQRVNVGFMQIVSRGEIRLRVYERGAGETLACGTGACAAVAAGIRRGLLDSPVLVHTHGGDLTITWDSTQQGAPLLMAGPAATVFEGEIELADDFANELASAPASASANASVNSTAA; translated from the coding sequence GTGAAGCTTAAATTCACCAAGATGCACGGCGCCGGCAACGACTTCGTCGTGCTCGACGGCTATACCCAACCGCTCAGCCTGACCACCGCCCAGGTGCGCGCGCTCGCGAGCCGCCATTTCGGCGTCGGCGCGGACCAGTTGCTGCTGGTCGAAAAGCCGACCGTCGACGGCGTCGATTTCAGATACCGCATTTTTAATTGCGACGGCGGCGAGGTCGAGCATTGCGGCAACGGCGCGCGCTGCTTCGTCAAGTTCGTGCGCGACCGCGGCCTGACCGATCAGCGCAGCGTGCGCGTGCAGGTACAGAAAGGCACGATCACGCTGACGATGCAGGACAACGGCGAGGTGATCGTCGACATGGACGCGCCGGTGTTCGACCCCGAACGCGTCCCGTTCGCGACCAAGGGCCTGCAAGGCCGCCGCGAAAACGCCGACACGCTGTGGCCGCTCGACGTCAACGGCACGACGCGCTGGATATCGGTGGTATCGATGGGCAATCCGCACGCGGTGCAGGTGGTCGACGATGTCGAGGCGTTTCCGGTGCTCGTCGAAGGTCCGGCGATCGAGCGGCATACCCGCTTTCCGCAGCGCGTGAACGTGGGCTTCATGCAGATCGTCAGCCGCGGCGAGATCCGGTTGCGCGTCTACGAGCGTGGCGCCGGCGAAACGCTCGCGTGCGGCACCGGCGCGTGCGCGGCGGTCGCGGCGGGCATCCGTCGCGGGCTGCTGGACTCGCCAGTGCTCGTCCACACGCACGGCGGCGATCTGACGATCACGTGGGACAGCACCCAGCAAGGCGCTCCGCTGCTGATGGCCGGCCCCGCGGCAACCGTCTTCGAAGGCGAGATTGAACTGGCCGACGACTTCGCCAACGAGTTGGCGAGTGCGCCGGCAAGCGCTTCCGCCAACGCGTCCGTGAACTCGACCGCCGCCTAA
- the mgrA gene encoding L-glyceraldehyde 3-phosphate reductase, with translation MAYEAASERYSDMQYRVCGKSGLKLPALSLGLWHNFGDTTPISTQRDILRTAFDLGITHFDLANNYGPPYGSAETNFGRLFNDDFRPYRDELLISSKAGWDMWPGPYGQGGGSRKYVLASLDQSLKRMGLDYVDIFYSHRFDANTPLEETAGALASAVQQGKALYIGISSYSSAKTREMTKLLAEYKVPLLIHQPSYNMLNRWIERDLLDTLDEVGAGTIAFTPLAQGLLTSKYLNGVPADARVNKAGGGSLKQEHLSDQNIEHVRKLNDIAQRRGQSLAQMALAWALRDQRVTSVLIGASRAEQVRENVGALKNLAFSADELAEIDRFATEGGINLWEKPSTDQAI, from the coding sequence ATGGCTTACGAAGCAGCTTCAGAACGCTATTCGGACATGCAATACCGCGTTTGCGGCAAGTCGGGTCTCAAACTGCCGGCGCTGTCGCTCGGCCTATGGCACAACTTCGGCGACACCACGCCGATCTCGACACAACGCGACATCCTGCGCACCGCCTTCGATCTCGGCATCACGCACTTCGATCTGGCGAACAACTACGGGCCGCCGTACGGCAGCGCGGAAACCAATTTCGGGCGTCTGTTCAACGACGATTTCCGGCCGTATCGCGACGAACTGCTGATCTCGTCGAAAGCGGGCTGGGACATGTGGCCGGGTCCGTACGGCCAGGGCGGCGGCTCGCGCAAGTACGTGCTCGCTAGTCTCGATCAGAGCCTGAAGCGCATGGGCCTCGACTACGTCGACATCTTCTATTCGCATCGCTTCGATGCGAACACGCCGCTCGAGGAAACCGCGGGCGCGCTGGCGAGCGCGGTGCAACAAGGCAAGGCGCTGTACATCGGCATCTCGTCGTATTCGTCGGCGAAGACCCGCGAGATGACGAAGCTGCTCGCCGAGTACAAGGTGCCGCTGCTGATCCATCAGCCGTCGTACAACATGCTGAACCGCTGGATCGAGCGCGACCTGCTAGATACGCTCGATGAAGTCGGCGCGGGCACGATTGCATTCACGCCGCTCGCGCAAGGGCTTCTGACCAGCAAGTATCTGAACGGCGTGCCGGCCGATGCGCGCGTCAACAAGGCGGGCGGCGGCTCGCTGAAGCAGGAGCATCTGAGCGACCAGAACATCGAGCACGTGCGCAAGCTCAACGACATCGCGCAGCGGCGCGGTCAGAGCCTCGCGCAAATGGCGCTCGCATGGGCATTGCGCGATCAGCGCGTGACCTCGGTGCTGATCGGCGCGAGCCGCGCGGAGCAGGTGCGCGAGAACGTCGGCGCGTTGAAGAATCTCGCGTTTTCGGCGGATGAACTGGCGGAGATCGATCGCTTTGCAACCGAAGGCGGGATCAATCTATGGGAAAAGCCGTCGACGGATCAGGCGATCTGA
- the xerC gene encoding tyrosine recombinase XerC produces the protein MTAADPIAAYLSHLEHERRLSAHTLRAYTHELDELKLLAKGRPLETLSAVEIRGAVARAHAGGLSARSIGHRLSAWRAFYRWLAGRVDLPANPVAAVRAPKQAKTLPKALSVDDAARLMDNAPAASPEGLRDHAMLELFYSSGLRLAELVGLDVRFAEADGYRSAGWLKLDSAEVEVLGKGNRRRIVPVGAKAVSALNAWLAVRDQMVRHDPHPLFLSARGNRLSPNVVRERVKRAALAAGIPANVHPHVLRHSFATHVLQSSGDLRAVQELLGHASITATQVYTGLDFQHLAHVYDSAHPRAKKRN, from the coding sequence GTGACCGCCGCCGACCCGATCGCCGCCTATCTGTCGCATCTCGAACACGAGCGGCGGCTGTCGGCGCACACGCTGCGCGCGTACACGCACGAACTCGACGAACTGAAACTGCTTGCCAAAGGCAGGCCGCTCGAAACCCTGAGCGCGGTCGAGATTCGCGGTGCTGTCGCACGCGCGCACGCGGGCGGCCTGAGCGCGCGCTCGATCGGTCATCGGCTGTCGGCATGGCGCGCGTTCTACCGCTGGCTGGCTGGCCGCGTCGATCTGCCGGCGAATCCGGTCGCCGCGGTACGCGCGCCGAAGCAGGCGAAAACCTTACCCAAGGCACTTTCCGTCGACGATGCCGCGCGCCTGATGGACAACGCGCCCGCCGCGTCGCCCGAAGGGTTGCGCGATCACGCGATGCTCGAACTGTTCTACTCGTCGGGCCTGCGCCTCGCCGAACTGGTCGGCCTCGACGTACGCTTCGCCGAAGCCGACGGCTACCGCTCGGCCGGCTGGCTCAAGCTCGATTCCGCTGAAGTCGAAGTGCTCGGCAAGGGCAACCGGCGCCGCATCGTGCCGGTCGGCGCCAAAGCAGTCTCGGCGCTGAATGCGTGGCTGGCGGTGCGCGACCAGATGGTCAGGCACGATCCGCATCCGCTCTTTCTGTCCGCGCGCGGCAACCGGCTTTCGCCGAACGTCGTGCGCGAGCGCGTGAAGCGCGCGGCGCTGGCCGCCGGCATTCCAGCAAACGTGCATCCGCACGTGCTGCGGCATTCATTCGCGACGCACGTGCTGCAGTCGAGCGGCGATCTGCGCGCAGTGCAGGAACTGCTCGGCCACGCGAGCATCACCGCGACCCAGGTTTATACCGGGCTCGATTTTCAGCATCTCGCCCACGTCTACGACAGCGCGCATCCGCGCGCCAAAAAACGCAACTGA
- a CDS encoding DUF484 family protein: MNDREVAEYLLANPDFFVEHAETLATIRLANPHGKAAVSLQERQMEMLRDKNKHLERRLAELLRYGHENDSIASKFNRWTIRVMAERDPYALPRTIAGGLRDIFDVPQAALRVWDVAEPYAQADFARQVSEEVRIFANSLSTPYCGANTGFEAAQWLAPAASAASAAHGADENGAAQADPAQQSTESIALLALRTPEAGEDASTFGLLVMGSADARRFHDGMATDFLTQIGALASAALSRLLPR, from the coding sequence ATGAACGATCGCGAAGTCGCCGAATACCTGCTCGCCAATCCTGATTTCTTCGTCGAACACGCGGAAACGCTCGCGACGATCCGGCTCGCGAACCCGCACGGCAAAGCCGCGGTATCGCTGCAGGAGCGGCAGATGGAAATGCTGCGCGACAAGAACAAACATCTCGAACGCCGGCTCGCCGAACTGCTGCGCTACGGTCACGAGAACGACAGCATCGCGTCGAAATTCAACCGCTGGACGATTCGCGTGATGGCCGAGCGCGATCCGTATGCGCTGCCGCGCACGATCGCCGGCGGTCTGCGCGATATCTTCGACGTGCCGCAAGCGGCGCTGCGCGTGTGGGACGTCGCCGAGCCGTATGCGCAGGCCGATTTCGCGCGCCAGGTCAGCGAAGAAGTGCGCATTTTCGCGAACAGCCTGAGCACGCCGTACTGCGGCGCCAATACCGGTTTCGAAGCGGCGCAGTGGCTCGCGCCGGCGGCGAGCGCTGCCAGTGCGGCACATGGCGCCGATGAGAACGGCGCCGCGCAGGCCGACCCGGCGCAGCAGTCCACCGAATCGATCGCGCTGCTCGCGCTGCGCACCCCGGAAGCCGGCGAAGACGCCTCGACATTCGGCCTGCTCGTGATGGGTTCGGCCGATGCGCGACGCTTCCACGACGGTATGGCGACCGATTTCCTCACGCAGATCGGCGCGCTCGCGAGCGCCGCGCTGAGCCGGCTGCTGCCGCGCTGA
- a CDS encoding class I SAM-dependent rRNA methyltransferase, with the protein MNTVTLKPSKEKSLLRRHPWVYANAIDRVDGRPEAGATVLVRAHDGRFLARAAYSPHSQIRARVWSFDEAEPIDHAFFKRRVQRALAHRQTMVRDTGAVRLIFGEADGLPGLIVDHYVAEDAGQRSQLVCQFMAAGVEAWKEAIVAALVGATGCPNVYERSDVSIRQKEGLEQITGVLAGEPPSDALIASENGVRYHVDVRNGHKTGFYVDQRDNRLLVQQLAQDRDVLNCFCYTGGFSLAALKGGAKRVVSVDSSGEALALAQRNVEANGFDAERAAWLDADAFKTLRRLHDEGERFDLIVLDPPKFAPSREHVDRASRAYKDINLTGLKLLRPGGLLFTYSCSGAIDPELFQKIVSGAAADARVDARILKRLGAGVDHPLLTAFPEGEYLKGLLLQIA; encoded by the coding sequence ATGAATACCGTTACGCTCAAACCATCGAAAGAAAAATCGCTGCTGCGCCGCCATCCGTGGGTCTACGCCAACGCGATCGACCGCGTCGATGGCCGCCCCGAAGCTGGCGCGACCGTGCTGGTGCGCGCGCACGACGGCCGCTTTCTCGCGCGCGCCGCGTACAGCCCGCACTCGCAGATCCGCGCGCGCGTGTGGAGCTTCGACGAAGCCGAGCCGATCGACCACGCGTTCTTCAAGCGCCGCGTGCAACGCGCGCTCGCGCATCGTCAGACGATGGTGCGCGATACCGGCGCGGTGCGTCTGATCTTCGGCGAGGCGGACGGCCTGCCCGGCCTGATCGTCGATCACTACGTCGCCGAGGACGCGGGCCAGCGCAGCCAGCTCGTCTGCCAGTTCATGGCGGCGGGCGTCGAGGCATGGAAGGAAGCGATCGTCGCGGCGCTGGTCGGCGCGACCGGCTGCCCAAATGTGTACGAACGCTCGGACGTATCGATTCGCCAGAAGGAAGGGCTCGAACAGATCACCGGCGTGCTGGCGGGCGAACCGCCGTCGGACGCGCTGATCGCGAGCGAAAACGGCGTGCGCTATCACGTCGACGTGCGCAACGGCCACAAGACCGGCTTCTATGTCGATCAGCGCGACAACCGCCTGCTCGTGCAGCAGCTCGCGCAGGATCGCGACGTGCTGAACTGCTTCTGCTACACCGGCGGCTTTTCGCTCGCGGCCTTGAAGGGCGGCGCGAAACGCGTGGTATCGGTCGACTCTTCCGGCGAAGCGCTGGCGCTCGCGCAGCGCAACGTCGAGGCCAACGGCTTCGACGCCGAACGCGCCGCCTGGCTCGACGCCGACGCGTTCAAGACCTTGCGGCGTCTGCATGACGAAGGCGAGCGTTTCGATCTGATCGTGCTCGATCCGCCGAAATTCGCGCCGTCGCGCGAACACGTGGACCGCGCGTCGCGCGCCTACAAGGACATCAACCTGACCGGTCTGAAGCTGCTGCGCCCGGGCGGACTGCTGTTCACCTACTCGTGCTCCGGCGCGATCGACCCTGAACTGTTCCAGAAAATCGTCTCCGGCGCGGCGGCCGATGCGCGCGTCGACGCGCGGATCCTCAAGCGCCTCGGCGCGGGCGTCGATCATCCGCTGCTGACCGCTTTCCCGGAAGGCGAATACCTGAAGGGGCTGCTGTTGCAAATCGCCTGA
- a CDS encoding MFS transporter: MTLPPESQRTASAVPSPTTAPAASSGARAVSDIPYLERGSRAYWRASIALLFAGYATFSLLYCVQPLLPSFSDAFNVTPAQSSLSLSLSTAALALAIFVAGFVSEGWSRHKLMTLSLTVSALLTLAVSVAPHWHQLLVLRFLEGLALGGVPAVAMAYLAEEVHPDGLGLAMGLYVGGTAIGGMAGRVITGVVADLFSWRVAIGTIGVLGLLSMLAFRALLPPSRHFVPRRGLGFAHHRAALLRQFTRPGLPLLFLLGFVLMGSFVTLYNYIGYRLLAPPYRLNQTEIGAIFIVYLTGVVASPWSGRMADTFGRARVLTASLLLMMFGLALTMLHPLAAIAAGIACLTFGFFAGHSVASGWVGRLAKDAKGQAAALYLLAYYLGSSVIGSYGGHVWATHGWNGVVGLVGMLLVIGLLAAMRLRGRE, from the coding sequence GTGACCTTGCCGCCGGAATCCCAGCGGACTGCTTCTGCCGTTCCCTCTCCCACCACAGCCCCGGCTGCTTCCTCCGGCGCCCGCGCCGTATCGGACATCCCCTATCTCGAACGCGGCTCACGTGCGTACTGGCGCGCGAGCATCGCGCTGCTGTTCGCCGGCTACGCGACGTTTTCGCTGCTCTATTGCGTGCAACCGCTGTTGCCGTCGTTCTCCGATGCGTTCAACGTGACGCCCGCGCAAAGCAGCCTGTCGCTGTCACTGTCGACCGCCGCGCTCGCGCTCGCGATTTTCGTCGCCGGCTTCGTCTCCGAGGGCTGGAGCCGCCACAAGCTGATGACGCTGTCGCTGACGGTGTCGGCGCTGCTGACGCTCGCGGTGTCGGTCGCGCCGCATTGGCATCAGCTGCTCGTGCTGCGCTTTCTCGAAGGGCTCGCGCTCGGCGGCGTGCCCGCCGTCGCGATGGCCTACCTCGCCGAGGAAGTGCATCCCGACGGCCTCGGTCTTGCGATGGGCTTATATGTCGGCGGCACGGCGATCGGCGGGATGGCCGGGCGCGTGATTACCGGTGTCGTCGCGGATCTGTTTTCGTGGCGCGTCGCGATCGGCACGATCGGTGTGCTCGGCCTGCTGTCGATGCTCGCGTTTCGCGCGCTGCTGCCGCCGTCGCGCCACTTCGTGCCACGCCGCGGACTCGGCTTCGCGCATCACCGCGCCGCGCTGCTGCGGCAGTTCACGCGGCCCGGGCTGCCGCTGCTGTTTCTGCTCGGCTTCGTGCTAATGGGCAGCTTCGTCACGCTGTACAACTACATCGGCTACCGGCTGCTCGCGCCGCCCTATCGCCTGAATCAGACCGAGATCGGCGCGATTTTCATCGTCTATCTGACTGGCGTGGTTGCGTCGCCGTGGTCCGGGCGCATGGCCGATACGTTCGGCCGCGCGCGTGTGCTGACCGCGAGCCTGCTGCTGATGATGTTCGGCCTCGCGCTGACGATGCTGCATCCGCTCGCGGCGATCGCAGCCGGCATCGCGTGCCTGACCTTCGGCTTTTTCGCCGGGCATTCGGTGGCAAGCGGCTGGGTCGGACGACTCGCGAAAGACGCGAAGGGGCAGGCCGCCGCGCTCTATCTGCTTGCGTATTACCTCGGCTCGAGCGTGATCGGCTCGTATGGCGGGCATGTGTGGGCCACGCATGGCTGGAATGGCGTGGTCGGACTGGTGGGCATGCTGCTCGTGATCGGCCTGCTCGCGGCGATGCGTTTGCGCGGGCGCGAATAG